Proteins found in one Pseudomonas mosselii genomic segment:
- a CDS encoding 2-aminoadipate transaminase, with product MNQENISQSIAIVHPITLSHGRNAEVWDTAGKRYIDFVGGIGVLNLGHCNPAVVEAIQQQAARLTHYAFNAAPHGPYLELMERLCQFVPVSYPLTGMLTNSGAEAAENALKVARGATGKRAIVAFDGGFHGRTLATLNLNGKVAPYKQRVGELPGPVYHLPYPSPDTGVSCKQALQAMERLFSVELAVEDVAAFIFEPVQGEGGFLALDPAFAQALRRFCDEHGILIIIDEIQSGFGRTGQRFAFPRLGIEPDLLLLAKSIAGGMPLGAVVGRQAIMGALPKGGLGGTYSGNPIACAAALASLAQMTDANIATWGERQEQAIVARHARWKASGRCAALGRLTGTGAMRGLEMVNPDGSPAPTQLAKVLEAARGKGLLLMPSGKARHIIRLLAPLTIEPEVLEEGLDILEQCLMELG from the coding sequence ATGAATCAGGAAAATATCAGCCAGTCCATCGCCATCGTTCACCCGATCACCCTTTCCCATGGACGCAACGCCGAAGTCTGGGACACCGCCGGCAAACGCTACATCGACTTCGTCGGCGGCATCGGCGTGCTCAACCTGGGCCACTGTAACCCGGCGGTGGTCGAGGCGATCCAGCAGCAGGCCGCGCGCCTGACCCACTATGCCTTCAACGCCGCGCCCCACGGTCCGTACCTGGAACTGATGGAGCGCCTGTGCCAGTTCGTCCCGGTCAGCTATCCGCTGACGGGCATGCTGACCAACAGCGGCGCGGAAGCGGCGGAAAATGCCCTCAAGGTCGCCCGCGGCGCCACCGGCAAACGGGCCATCGTCGCCTTCGACGGCGGTTTCCACGGCCGTACCCTGGCCACCCTCAACCTCAACGGCAAGGTCGCCCCGTACAAGCAGCGCGTGGGCGAACTGCCCGGCCCGGTCTATCACCTGCCCTACCCCAGTCCGGACACCGGGGTGAGCTGCAAGCAGGCGCTCCAGGCTATGGAGCGCCTGTTCAGCGTGGAGCTGGCGGTGGAGGACGTGGCCGCGTTCATCTTCGAGCCGGTGCAGGGCGAAGGCGGTTTCCTCGCCCTCGACCCCGCCTTCGCCCAGGCCCTGCGCCGCTTCTGCGACGAGCATGGGATCCTGATCATTATCGATGAGATTCAGTCCGGCTTCGGTCGCACCGGCCAGCGCTTCGCCTTCCCACGGCTGGGTATCGAACCGGACCTTCTGCTGCTGGCCAAGAGCATCGCCGGCGGCATGCCGCTGGGCGCGGTGGTCGGGCGACAGGCGATCATGGGCGCGCTGCCCAAGGGCGGGCTGGGCGGCACCTACTCGGGCAACCCGATCGCCTGCGCGGCGGCGCTGGCGAGCCTGGCGCAGATGACCGACGCGAATATCGCCACCTGGGGCGAACGGCAGGAACAGGCCATCGTGGCGCGTCACGCGCGCTGGAAAGCGTCGGGAAGGTGCGCCGCGCTCGGTCGCCTGACCGGTACAGGGGCCATGCGCGGGCTGGAGATGGTCAACCCGGACGGCAGCCCGGCGCCGACGCAACTGGCCAAGGTGCTCGAGGCGGCGCGTGGCAAAGGCCTGCTGCTGATGCCCAGCGGCAAGGCGCGGCATATCATCCGCCTGCTGGCACCGCTGACCATCGAGCCCGAGGTGCTCGAGGAAGGGTTGGATATCCTCGAGCAGTGCCTCATGGAGCTGGGCTGA